The genomic window atcacagaataattttagACCCTGGAGATCTGACTCTGCCATGCAGCTACCTGCTTTCAGCAGTACAACATCTTAAGGTCAgatgaggttgctcagagccttttccagtgttttctgggcagcctgttccagagcCCAACCACTCttactctgaattttttttcttatgtctAGCTGGAATTTCCCTTCTGGCACCTTGTGTCCACAGCTCCTCATCCTTTTGCGGTGCACACTGGAGAAATGCAGATCTGGCCCCTCTAAAATGGTTGAAGACAATACTTGCTCCCCTCTCCAACCTCTCTTCAGGCTAAACAAACCCAGTTTTATCATGCTCTTCTCTTATGTCACAAACTCCTATCCAAACATTTTCTTGTCCTTCCATTAAACTCTCTTCAGTTTGTCAATGTCTCTCCTGTATTGGGGAGCCAgaaactggacacagcattccAGATGTGTCTCACCAATGCCAAAATTCTCCATGAAGTAGCTTCAGCATGAAGGCTGTGGGTGTACATGCAGTCCATACAGCACCTCATCTTGCTGCTTTGTTCCCCATGCCTCTGGATAGTCCCTCACCCAACAGTGACACTTCTTTCCTCCAGTTTCTGTGCAGATGTTGCTTCACTCCTGTCACATTTCTATCCCTTTTGTTGCCAGAGCCCCCAATTCCCATTGCTTTGTAGGTAGCCTTGCCCTGcttatttgctatttttttcccttctggtATTTATTCCTTCACTTCTCATCTAAGACTTCATCTAAGACTAGACAAGCCAAgaaaattctgatttcttttcaggttctctctttccctcatagcccttctctgcagctgtttCAGGTAAAATTTCCCTTTGTTGAACATGGGACCCTGTATTTCCAGTGAACTTTCATAAGCATGTGATATCAAATGCAGTCATACATCCCAACTTCTATGAGAGGGAATTACCTGGAATGCACTTAATATCATGTTggatgttgcagtggggatactgcaacacgcatatatcaaaccaggagtcccgtggaaaggaaatatatatggacagacagattcttgatagctgtttcagagatgtttatttctccagccgcatggccggagctctgccgaggaactgtcccagtcacaggaccaagggtccttctcttgcgcagggaacacaaaccaaccaatgggaacgaggctgagcaggggcagggaagccccgtgtctgtgccctcagggcccctctcccagggctacacggcaggggagggaccccaacacctcacccgttttattttaataaaaggagaatgaaaacaactggataaacataacaagaacagtttcaaaacaaaacaagccaccctcctgagtctttaaatgtccaaacagattctgtggaacatcttagggctgacagaagggagacagaactctgagcatgctttgtggggaaactgaggcaggagagggtttaacttcttccctcccccttttcatcccccactcggcattggaaagggatttttggggaaacaattggcaaaagcatggttttgtgagggaaaccatggatgaaaaaacggattgggaatacactgggggtaataggacatagggtaaaagggaaaggtgggattaggaaagggaaactgtagggggggcttacaatggagatactgtctaacatgactacgattttttgcatatatactgccttttacaggaacaccatcaggcccagtgacctgcgatgcttgtaacccttttctccctagtacaatattaaattccaccacctctccatctcccaagcttgggatgcatttttcagggttattctttttaatagcagttctatgcacgaatatgtcttgctggttgtcacaccttgttataaaaccataattttgcttaacattataccattttactatccctaaggtcttagttgctatgatcttttcctttttccgagtggctgctgttttctgtctcgctgcgtctttgctgtctctttcggtcgctcccgtgttggaattgtcggagctgctggtgcctgcgcgctcttcccggggtcgcgttcggggctgcacgggccgggccgcgccgtgccgctcagttctccgtgcgtcgcctcctctggtcgcagcttcgctgccgatgtcgggcgctgcacccacgtctcggccgggcccccgagcgatgactcccccgcgccctgctccagcgcgcgtctcggctgggcgcggctccgttctaccgccatcgccgccagccgctgcccgcgcgccgcccctctcggtcgggcgttcccggagctcgctccaccacgcgctgcacggggccattcgggcaccgccgggtcccaccgctccccgctccgccaccgacactgcggctcgcgtggctccgcccgcgcgcgggaactgcctcgctgctgctctcagagcgctcggtgcacgtggcctgggccgcacggtccctgcgccaggcttcccttcgccaggacacagctgacattgctcaacagtctcggtaactaaataatattcacgaaaatattcttccatcggcatatattttgactccagtattaactgtgtccaaacggttttccaaaagcccttggtaagaattaaatcccaagaaacatagaaaaagttcttaaacaaccatgccaggaagtgtttcagttctttttgagcttgaatcaagctaaaatttacaaatcgttgttcaagaatcattttaagtttaagataaatgtccatatgcggctctgagagccaagagtcttcccacggttcctccatagtttagatatggaatagcaaagcaaaaccaagaagaggaatccaaagtttccagggtttactcacacaaatcagtcgcttagggatcggggatcgttctgctcacaaatctccaccatttgttgcagtggggatcctgcaacacgcatatatcaaaccaggagtcccgtggaaaggaaatatatacggacagacagattcttgctagctgtttcagagatgtttatttctccagccgcatggccggagctctgcccaggaactgttccagtcacgggaccaagggtccttctgcccgcgcagggaacacaaaccaaccaatgggaacgaggctgagcaggggcagggaagccccgtgtctgtgccctcagggcccctctcccagggctacacggcaggggagggaccccaacagttgGATTTTCCCCTGGTCATATCAAATGGTGGCTCAGAGTAGCTTAGAAGACACCTAATACACTCAAGTTCTCCTCCTTGGTTGGTGTAAGCTTTTAGCTAATAGCAGTTATTCATATTAACTCCCCAGTGAACATCTTCAAACATGGCACTATTAAATTGCATTCCGTTTTTATTACTGTCATCTAGTTCATTCTGTCTGATTTCCTGATCATCCTCTGTATTGACTATGCCACCTAGTGAATATCATCTTCACATTTTTAGCACGTTACAAGTATTTGTGCCAAGATAATTGATGCAAAAAAAGGGAGTAAACATTAATCCAAAAATCAATCCACGATCAACTCCACAAGAATGCTTCTTCCAGCCTTCTCTCAGTGTTAACACTGTTCCCTTCATAAAATCCTCTGtctactttaaaatatttaaaaatgcttctgttaTCCCCCTCTGGTGAAGTTTAACCCCATTGCACCCTATATCAAATTATCTATGTAACTCCAGTTATGGTATGTGTCCACTGTTTCCTTTATGTAGCCAATCCATAATTCTTTCAAGGATTGACAAAAGAATTGGAAGAAGATCAGAGCAGTGCAACACCCTCTCCCTTTTTACCACATTAATAATTAGTCTCCATGTTAGTTCTTCTTTTCAAAACTTGTTCTAAAGCCTTTCATCCTCCAGAGATCACTGAACACACTGCATTTGCAAGGGTCAGTCCTCCCATCCTGCCTGTTCCTCCTCTTATGAGCATAAAATCAATTTTTCTATATAAATAGGGTATGTCCTCAACTGACAGATGAGTTAACCTACTTGCCCACAAGCCCATGAGGTCATGTGCAAATATTCCAGAATGCCTGTGTGAATCCAGCTTCAGTGTGAAGGTCACTGAGATTTCTTTCATTGAAGCTGCAGAAAGCCTGTGTTCATATTCATTCCAGGCttgcccctgtgctcagcatcACTGCATCCAACTCTGGacttctcagcacaggaaagacttgGAGCTCTTGGAGTGGGTCTAGAGAAGGGCTACAGAAAGGCTCAGAGTTCTGGGGCACTCCTacgaagacaggctgagagagctgggattgttcagcctggagaagagaaggttgcagggagaccttattgcacCCTTCCCGTACCTAAAGGGACTTATGAGAAAGATGATGACAaactttttagcagggcctgcTGCAAGAGCAAAAAGGATAACGGTTTTAAACAAAAGAGGGTAATCTAGCTTGAATTTTGGCAACATTTTGGCCACTCACACTTAGAAACTAGGGTAGGAAAatgtaaaagagagaaaacagttaTACATTTTCCTCAAAAAGTATTCacatcattattttaattttttttttcctgcgtAGCCTTGATTGCCCTTCTGAGAGAAGGAGAGAGCCTGGAGGACCTGATGAAGTTGTCTCCAGAGGACCTGCTGCTGAGATGGGCAAACTATCACCTGGAAAATGCAGGATGCAACAAAGTCAACAATTTCAGCTCAGACATCAAGGTATGAGCAATACTGaccaacaaaagcaaaacagcagctCTACACCCAAATTCCTGTCCTCCACACGGGATTGTGCACTGAAACAATCCAAGCACGTGGAGCTGGGTACATAAAATGCTTTTACTGGGGTTTGCCTTTGCACTCAGTAAtattcctcctcttcttcctgatCTCCCAGTCAtcactgccagccccagcacatgAATTGCCAGAGAAAGGaatggctgctggctctggaCAGGGCATATGGACACTATTATCAGTTCCTtgcctctcctcctttccaaaTGTCCTTAAATAACTCTTGACCTGACTTTGGTTTGGAAAAGCCTGGACCTTACTCAAACATGTAGAGAAAGATGATTGGGCATTTCCAATTCCCCGACTTGATCTTTCCCTCACCTGGGCTATGTGCTCCTCTGTCCCAGCCTTTGCTATAGCCCTGTATGCACTTTTCTGCGAGTTTTAATTCAGTGGGACTATTCAAAATACTACAGCTAGACTGGGAGACACTTGCAAGGGTGGGTTTGGAGTCTGTGTAGCATTATTTCACGTACTTGGGACCTCATGTGCTTGTAGGTGCAGTTTTCAGCAGAGCTTTCTCTGTAGGACCTTTGTTGTTCCCAGACAGATGTATCTGAACCTCAGTGGTGCCTGCTGATGAATTTCAGACCCTAAAACCCAGTGTGAGGCCCAGCTAGCATCCCAGAGACGCAGGGGGTGTATAAGGGAGGGTATCTGAGCTAGCTTATGAGAAAGCCAGGGGCTGGCCAGAACACCAACCTCACCAGCCACGACCTGACTTGCCTGCTCCCAGAACAGCATGGGAAAAGTCCGGCTCCAGAGGTACCTGGTCATAGGCTTCACTAGGGACTGAAGCATAAGCACAAGCATCAATtgcaatacagaaaaaaaaaccaccaggaaaGGCAACAGGAGGGGTAGAGAGTCACATTTAACAGTAAAATTTTTATTGTAACAGATTATTGGTTCACTGGGTGGAGGTGACTGGAGAATATCCATGGGAAGGGAATGGAGTCTTTCCCATCTTTCTGTGGGCTGGCCAAAAAGACTATGGTGCAACTGATTAAATCCTATCTACAACTGAAAGCTAAATTGCAATTCTGGTGTTTACAGTTGGAAAATAAGGCACACATTAACAAGATTTCAGTGTTTACAGACATTCTCTAGCTAAGCCTGTCTCCCCACCTCACTTCTGTTGTAAATAACCACTTTCTAGATATGATGCATAGTAATGcacatgtaaaatatttaaaataattcaggtAGTCTGCTTTATATTTTGAAGATCATCAGTTGGGTTAGTTAGTCAAGTCCGTAGACATTAACATGTagctttattttcagttctttgaGCTATTTTTGAAGTGAGTTAATATTTTCCACATATGGAAGCAGCATTGTATTTCACAAAAGATTAAAGACACAACATGTGAAATCCTTTTCTCGTTCCTGCCCTTTTGCCTGAAGAATGCTGATACTGTTGTCAGTTTTTACTTTTGTCCTTGAAAACTGTGCTTTCTCTTCCACAACTGTTCCAGCCTTGCTTTGAAATCCACTTTAAACATCTGCTTTCtccttctgcattttcttttattaaatgcTCAGCAGCCTGACTTCTACAGCATTATAAAGGTATGCATTTTCTTACCTCTGATTTTATGTTCAGATTAAGTAAATTCTGAtatctttttgttgttgctgcccTTTCTTTAAGTGCAACACACAGCATTTTTGTCTCTTGTGTTGGGCGTTCAGCAGCACATATATATTGGCTCAGGGAAGAAATAGATCTGGCAAACGCAGCATAAAGTAGAAATTGCTAAGTGCTTCCAgcttaattaatttaattatgtaGCCCAATGATCGATGTAATAAAAATGAAGCATGCAGGCACATTGTTCAGGGGAGCACTGGCATGCAAAGGCTGAGCTTTAgatgtaatttttcttccctttaatttCTCTGTCTGTCACAGGACTCAAGAGCTTATTACCATTTGCTGGACCAAGTCGCCCCCAAGGGAGATGAAGAAGGCATTCCAGCTATTACTATTGATATGTCAGGATTAAGGGTAAGATAAATTTGGAGTAAATGCCGATGTTTTCTGTCTGTTACTTGCATTGCTGGCCAACACAGGGCTGCACTGGGATGTCAGAACCAGCAAATTCTTTCTCGTATTGCAACATGAGCTTGAATTTCAGAAATCAAAGCTTTCAAAGAATTAAattttgggtttggatttttgttaGATATTAACTCTGAAACTTCAGCAACCATTTAATCACGCTGATAAAGTACTAGCATGCAACAAgtgtatttaaatacatttatctGTGAATTTCATCAAACCATCACATTTTATATGGAATATGGCTGTAAAAGCAATATGGTGGGATGGTTGAATCGTAGGCAAAGCCCGTTTTTACTAACTTGCCATTAGTAAAAGTGGGAAAGGGAATACCTATAAATCCATCAAGGAGCTGCTTTAGCAGCTAGATCCCCACATGGAGACCCCAAGTGGGTGTGGGTGCAGTGCCAGGGCGGGGTGGGGCTGATGTCCCGTTCTGTGCCGGGCAGGAGAAGGATGACGTGCAGCGAGCCGAGTGCATGCTGCAGCAGGCTGAGCGCCTCGGCTGCCGCCAGTTCGTCACCGCCACCGACGTCGTCCGGGGCAACCCCAAGCTCAATCTGGCCTTCATCGCCAACTTGTTCAACAAATACCCTGCCCTGCATAAGCCAGAGAACCAGGACATCGACTGGAGCTCCATTGAAGGTCAGGAAAATGCAAATATCGCATGGTGCACCATTACTTTCTTATTTCCCATGTCAACCCATGTCTCCTTCTGTTCATGGTTCAGTGTGCTGTAAATTGAGAGTTAGGGTTTCTTCTCAAAACACATTACTGAAGTGTTGTGTTCTGCAGACCTTTGATTGATGTGTCTGTTGTTTTAGGTGAGACAAGGGAAGAAAGGACATTCAGGAACTGGATGAACTCCCTTGGCGTTAATCCACGTGTAAATCATTTGTATAGGTAAGATGAGGTATTACACTTCTTTCAGATGACAAATAGAGCCAGCAAGTTGCTTGCAAGAACATAAAAACTTTTGGGCCCTATAACAATATatgctgctttgtgtttcccaAGAAACTAAGTTTACCTCTGCTAACAGTTGAGTTGTatctctttcctctgttctttGGACAACGCTAtatcttttttattgttttcagtgACCTGTCAGATGCCTTGGTTATCTTCCAACTCTATGAAAAGATCAAAGTGCCAGTAGACTGGAACAGGGTGAACAAACCACCGTATCCTAAACTGGGTGGCAACATGAAGAAGGTACAAAAAGCTGGAATAGCTCCAGCAGTGATGCCTTATCCTCAGTGAATGCCTGTATCATTTCAAACAGCAATGTGGGTACTCATATTGCTCTCTAGTCCCAAGAACAGCAccttaaatgatttttttgcTTAGTCAGTGGATAATTTTTCatcctgaaaaagaaatatacatTAGACTCACTTGCTCTCTTGACAGGTGAAAAACATTTGTCAAGTAAAAAGACTTGACAACTCTTGCATCAGGATCTAAAAACTGTATTTGCAGATCCCTTTTGCTACTGCTTTAGGCACTGATTATAATGCATCTGGACCGTGAGATGCATGGCACCAGCTTAATTGCAGCTGTCTGGATCACTGCCCTCCACATCAAATGAAGACAGTGATGATAAGCATTCTTGATCAGATGCATCAAGAACCGATCACACAGTTGCTGCTAAATACAAAGCTTTCTCCCAGCTATCTGGATGAGTAATTGCATCCAACTAGACCAGAGCAATCAACCAATCTAAAATATTGGCTGGGACACTAATCCTTTGTCTCAGTGCAATGCCATGATGCTGGAGGTACCCCTGAgccatgtattttattttccgGGGTAATCTGCTTTTCAGGCCCTGATAATGAAGTATAGCATTTTCTTCTATGTTAACTGTTTACCATGGTATTTTTGGGATGGATCTGCCTGCTGGTAGTCAATCAGCTGTATTATCACAGAGCCCCAAAGTTCCTGTTTGCCCAGGAGGATCTGGCTGAGTGATCCAAAGAATTTAAAGTAACAGTGTCTTGtcgtctttctttttttccttatattttggAACCACACCAATTGACCTTGCCATTAACAGCTTGAAAACTGCAACTATgcagtggagctgggaaagAATCAAGCCAAATTTTCCCTTGTTGGCATTGCTGGGCAAGATCTGAATGAAGGAAACCGTACGCTCACTCTGGCCTTAATCTGGCAGCTGATGAGAAGGTAGGTCAGCCAGCCACGAGCTTCAGAGCATTTTGCTATGCTCAGTTTGCATTGCAATAGTTTCCTGATGCTGTCACTGAGAAGGCTGTACAGCCTACAGCCTTCTCACTCCTCTGTTTGCACTTAAATGCCGAGGCAGAGTGACCTTTCGCTCACTCCTAGTTAAGGATGTGACCAGAGCACATCTTGTGGGCAAGGCCGTTACAGTCAGCTCACACAGAAGATTATTATTGTCACTATCTGTATAGCAAGAATAAATGTTTATTGCatggaagggaggaaaagaagttAAAAGGTGTCTGTATCAGGGAATAGGGACAGTGTCCCAGAAACAAGGAATTGATGTGGAAGTTTTGTCAGCTGCTCCCTGAAGTGGGCACAACTCAGTACCTCTCCCCATTTTAATGTTAGTTCTCCGTGTGTGCATGTTTCTGTGTTTAAGAGCACCATAACTGAGAGTAAAGAGACACAGTAGTTAGGAACTGAATACAGACTAAATTCAGACTATAGACACAGGTATAGGTTTATCAGTAAGGTAGTTAAAATAGGGATGAGGTGATTACTTACCATCAGTTTGGGATATCTTTCCAAGGTGTATGCTGACATCTAAGCAAAATATTCCGGGCTTGTTTTTATGCAGAAGATCAGTCTTAGGTGAGCAGAAGGATTCCTTTCTATCTCTAAAGtcagtgattattttttaagCACTATGAGAATGACTCATTTACAATGAGATACATTAAGAGGGACCTTCCAGGAATTTTAAGTAACCAAAATTTTTAACACTCCCAAAACAGTGATTAAGGAATTGGGTATGAATTAAATGAATTAGATTAATTACTCTGTTATAATATAAATCAAATGCACTGTGAGCATGTGTGAGGCAGAGGAATCATTGGGATGATCTCAGTCAAGCTGTGCACATACAGGACAATTCTGAGGTTACAGCAGACTTTGAGCAAGTATCCTGGCTTCCCTCATAAGGTACACCCTGAATATCCTTGAAGACATTGGTGGTGGAGAGAAGGTCAATGATGAAATCATTGTCAGCTGGGTCAATGAAACACTGACTGCGGCTGGGAAGGATTCAACCATCTCCAGTTTCAAGGTACAGGTTTTTTCAGAAGTCTCTGCTTAGGAATCTCTTATTTGGTGTCTTTGTGTGTATGTTATATAGATGTTATGTAGAtgtgtgtatgcatatatacacacacactctaCATTATGATACAACTCACTACATAGATGGATtacttttcattcccttttaAAAGCTTGTTTAAATGCACAGGTTTTATTCCAGGGACTTTATTGTGAAAAAGTAATAGAAATATGATATGAAAACAACAGGAAACATCTTGAATTCCAGTTTGGCATGGGAAATCAAAGTATGGAGACAGGAATGATGACTGGAATTAAGGAAGAACTGCTGTGCTATTGGTTATGAATCAATAGCAATTACAAATGACAGTATTAAAAGGAACAATAGCAATACATTTATAACCTGGTAGTACCATTCAGGGGTACCTTGCCCTATTTTGCAAGGTACCATACAAACACAGAGATGGACGAGTTCTAGAGAGCTTCCAATTCCACTAATGTATCTATGACACTTCCCAAGCTAGGGAACTCAGTGGATATAAATCAGCAGTTTGCACCAGGCGAGAACAGATCCATCAAACTTTGTGTAATGAGTTCAGGAATCACACAGCTGGTCCTCCTCACACCTCCCATCAGTAGATGTCTATCAGTGTCATCTCCCCACATGAAGCAAATGCACTAGCCCTGCCCCCCATCTTTTGCTTTAATGACACTGTATTCTATGAAAAGGTGACTTGCTTAATGggtgagggaaaggctgtggatgttgtctacctggCTTTTAGTAAAGGCTTTGACACTGTTTACCACaacattctcctggagaaactggctgcttatggcttggacaggtgcactgTTTGCTGGGTAAAAACTGGATGGCAAGGCCCAGagagttacatccagctggtggctggtcaccagtggtgtccccagggctcaTTGTTGGGGCCATTTAACATCTTTATTGCTGGTCTGGACAAGTGGATCAAGTGCACCCCCAGTTTGCAGAGGACACCAAGTTGAGTGGgaatgttgatctgctggaaggcaggaaggctctgcagagggatttggACAGGCTGGATAGATGGACCAAGGCCAGTTGTGGgaggttcaacaagaccaagtgctgggtcctgcacttgggtcacaacaacccctgcagcgctacaggctgggggaagagtggctgcAAAGTGACCCAGCAGAagaggacctgggggtgctggtcaacagcagctgaacgtgagccagagtgtgcccaggtggccgagaaggccaatggcatcctggcctgtatcagcaatagagtggccagcaggagcagggccgTGATTGTGCCCCTGTACTCAGCCACACCTTGAATCAATCccgtgtccagttctgggcccctcactgcaagaaagactcCAGCACTGAGATGCTGGAGTGTGTCTAAGGGGCAACAAAggtgggaaagggtctggagcataaatcctgtgaggagtggctgagggagctggaggtgtttatcctggagaaaatgAGACTCAAGGAAGACCTtgtcactctctacaactgcctgaaaggaaggTTGTAGCCAAGTGGGGATCAgtgtcttctcccaggtaacaagtgacaggatagGAGGAAATGGTCTTGAGTTTAGAAATGGCCacgggaggtttagattggatattaggggaAATCTCTTCCCTTGAAGGGTTGTcaccctggaacaggctgcccagtgaAGTGGGTCACCATCACTGgaggatttaaaaaatgtgtagatgtggtgcttaggaaCATGACTTAGTGGTGGACTGGGAAGTGCTAGATTAAGGGTGGACTTGATAATAAAAATCTTTTGCCACCTAAACGATTCTATGATGTTTCATCCCTTGGGTAAAAAATAATCCTTGAAAGAGTTCCTGGTCTGCCATagataaaaaattattctgagcAGCCCTTTGTGAAGTTCTAAATGGTATCTGACTGAACTGTCCATTGCTCTTGAGTCTAGACTCTGGCTTTTTGGGAGTTCTGTCATTCTGTTCTtgcattaaattttattttccctctatGCAGGATAGCAAAATCAGCACCAGCATGCCAGTCCTGGATCTCATTGATGCCATTCAAGCAGGATCAATCAAGTACGACCTCTTGAAAACAGAGGACCTGAATGATGAGGAGAAACTAAATAATGCTAAGTATGTTTCTGCCAAGTGGCACTTAGCATGAGTTACCTGCTCAGGCTTGCCTAACTCTGCCTTTGAGAACTGCTCTGCTGTCATTCTCATCTCATCAACCTCAAGTGAGAAATACCACCAGAGTTAGAAGCATGAAAGCTGGGAGTTAGGTAGCAAAAAGACTTATCAGTGGAAATGGAGTGTGTAATGTTGTAGTTCCTGCTTTATAAATCCCTTGAAAGGATTAAAATCACTTGGCTTCACAAGCTCCTATTTTCtcatattaaatttaaaattcttttagaGATCAGGGAACAATGCCAACAAAGTTAGCCATGGAAAACAGGGATTAGAGGTCATGATAGCTCTTTAGTCACCTACGGGTGGAACAAGGGCATATTTAAGAGAGAAAGGGGAGGACAGGATTCCTGCCTGAAAATCTGGTTCTGTAGATGTggatattgatttttttttccctgaatgcAAA from Corvus hawaiiensis isolate bCorHaw1 chromosome 2, bCorHaw1.pri.cur, whole genome shotgun sequence includes these protein-coding regions:
- the LCP1 gene encoding plastin-2 isoform X1, coding for MASTAHFSEEEMAELREAFSKVDISGNGFIDANDLTEVLKAANLPLPGYKARELIQSLTTTGNGRISFDEFISIFQDLKSDDVAKSFRKQINKKEGICAIGGTSEQSSAGTQHSYSEEEKYAFVNWINKALEKDPDCKHVVPMNPETDDLFQAVGDGIVLCKMINFSVPDTIDERTINKKKLTPFTIQENLNLALNSASAIGCHVVNIGAEDLKEGKPYLVLGLLWQVIKIGLFADIEISRNEALIALLREGESLEDLMKLSPEDLLLRWANYHLENAGCNKVNNFSSDIKQPDFYSIIKDSRAYYHLLDQVAPKGDEEGIPAITIDMSGLREKDDVQRAECMLQQAERLGCRQFVTATDVVRGNPKLNLAFIANLFNKYPALHKPENQDIDWSSIEGETREERTFRNWMNSLGVNPRVNHLYSDLSDALVIFQLYEKIKVPVDWNRVNKPPYPKLGGNMKKLENCNYAVELGKNQAKFSLVGIAGQDLNEGNRTLTLALIWQLMRRYTLNILEDIGGGEKVNDEIIVSWVNETLTAAGKDSTISSFKDSKISTSMPVLDLIDAIQAGSIKYDLLKTEDLNDEEKLNNAKYAISMARKIGARVYALPEDLVEVKPKMVMTVFACLMGKGMKKV
- the LCP1 gene encoding plastin-2 isoform X2, which produces MASTAHFSEEEMAELREAFSKVDISGNGFIDANDLTEVLKAANLPLPGYKARELIQSLTTTGNGRISFDEFISIFQDLKSDDVAKSFRKQINKKEGICAIGGTSEQSSAGTQHSYSEEEKYAFVNWINKALEKDPDCKHVVPMNPETDDLFQAVGDGIVLCKMINFSVPDTIDERTINKKKLTPFTIQENLNLALNSASAIGCHVVNIGAEDLKEGKPYLVLGLLWQVIKIGLFADIEISRNEALIALLREGESLEDLMKLSPEDLLLRWANYHLENAGCNKVNNFSSDIKDSRAYYHLLDQVAPKGDEEGIPAITIDMSGLREKDDVQRAECMLQQAERLGCRQFVTATDVVRGNPKLNLAFIANLFNKYPALHKPENQDIDWSSIEGETREERTFRNWMNSLGVNPRVNHLYSDLSDALVIFQLYEKIKVPVDWNRVNKPPYPKLGGNMKKLENCNYAVELGKNQAKFSLVGIAGQDLNEGNRTLTLALIWQLMRRYTLNILEDIGGGEKVNDEIIVSWVNETLTAAGKDSTISSFKDSKISTSMPVLDLIDAIQAGSIKYDLLKTEDLNDEEKLNNAKYAISMARKIGARVYALPEDLVEVKPKMVMTVFACLMGKGMKKV